The nucleotide sequence TGAAGTGATTGGTAAAAAAGGCTATGATGGTGCAAAAGCTGATATTTGGTCATGTGGGGTAATTCTTTATGTGCTTTTAGCTGGTTTTTTACCATTTCAAGATGAAAATATTATGGCTATGTATAAAAAAATTTATAGGGGTGATTTCAAATGTCCACCTTGGTTTTCATCAGAGGCTAGAAGATTAATAACCAAGATGTTGGATCCAAATCCGAATTCAAGAATCACTACTTCTAAGATTATGGAGTCAACTTGGTTTAAAAAATCAATGCCAAAGATTTTAAAAACCAAAGAGGAGGAAGAATTTTcagttggggatgatattaattgTGTCGAAAAGGCAAAAGAAGTAGAGACGTTAAACGCTTTTCATATCATTTCTCTATCAGAAGGTTTCGATTTATCGCCATTATttgaagagaagaagaagatggagaaggAGCAAATGAGATTTGCAACAACAAAGTCAGCAAGTAGTGTGATATCAAAGCTAGAAGAAGTGGCTAAAACTTCAAGATTTAGTATTAAAAAAAGTGATTCTTGTGTTAGGTTACAAGGGCAAGAAAGTGGGAGAAAAGGGAAATTAGGAATTTCTGCTGATATTTTTGCTGTTACATCTTCATTTCTTGTTGTGGAGGTGAAAAAAGCAAGTGGTGATACTTTGGAGTACAATCAATTCTGCAGCAAAGAGCTTAGACCTGCACTTAAGGATATTGTTTGGACATCAGCTACTGGAAATTCTACACTTGCTTGAGGTTATATAAATAAAAAGGGTGTAGAATATTCAGATTCAAATTTCCCTATATTGGGAATTGttgattatttgttattttcATGTTGTTAGAATTATTAGAGGTTGAATCTCAAGAAAGTTTCATGAACTGAATGTGTTGTCTTTTGCATTTACTATTGGTTGTGTCTGTTTTCCATGATTTTGTGTGTTTTAATGGTTTGTGTTTGTTGTGATGTTTGTTTTGTATGATTTCTGAATATTCAATCAATTTTCTGGAACCGCTGCAACTTGCAGAACTATTTGTTTTAGTGAGaactgtttttttctttcttataaattATATGAACGATAAAATTGTTTTCGTGTTATTTATAGGTCATGAGTTCGAGTTTCAACTACTGATATTTGTATCAGTGTAGGTTGTATGCATTACACCCTAGGGATGCGGTCCTTCCCCGGATCTTGCGTGACCAAGATGCTTCATGCACCGAGTTGTTCTTTAACTTCTAAATTTTATGTCTATAGGCCATGAGTTCGAGCCGTAGAATCAGCTACTTATACTTGCATCAAGTAGGTTGCTTACGTCACATCCCTAGGGATGCGGCCCTTTTCGGATCATGCGTCAATGTGATATTTCGTGCACGGTAACTGATAAATTTTATGTCAAATAACACTTCTATGGTAGGCAATGGCCCAGAATATTCAACAGCATATTGTTCCCTTGTGATGATTGTGAAAGGTACAGTGAACtagttagttttttatttttggctcaattattattatatttaggTGATTTGAGCAATTACCACTCTTATCAGCCCTATCTAGCTACAAACTCAAGTACCACGAGTTTATTGTAAGATTTACACAGTAGAGGTAATTTTTTTAACACAATCAGGTCGCTAAAAGGTAATTGCAAGTAATTCTGAGGGTCCTACCGGATTGAAATCGTCGAGTCTCTAGTACTCCATCTGTCACCCTAGAGAAGGGCGCAATGTTAAAATTGTTGAATCGAAAAAATGAGTTGGAAAGAAGTGGAACAAAAACACATAAGTGAAAGACCAAAAAAAATAGGCTTATGACTAAACAAGATTATGTGTCAAGAAGGAGGTAGGATATTCTTGAAATTAGAGGCTGATGTATCTAAGAAAGTTTGTTGAACTTAATGTCTTTTGTCTTTTACATCTCCTTTCGGTTGTTTCTCTGTTCAAAATATGTGTGCTTTGATGGTTTTGTGTTTGTTGTGATGCTAAGCTGTTTGTTAGTCCAATGATAACACTCCTCTGGTGGAAAATGGTCCATAGAATTCAGTAGCTTATTATTGTCCTCTTGTTGAACGGGATAACCTTGTTGTAACTGGTAACTGCCAGGTTCGAACCGTAAAAACACTTTTtagcagaaatgcagggtaagactgcatacaatagacctTTGTGATCCGATCCTTCTCCAGACCTCGCATGTAACAAGAACTTAGTGCACAAGGctaccttttttttattattttcccctTGCGACTTTGAAAGGTGCTATGAACTTGTTAGCTTTCCTTTTTTACTTGGGTGAGTTGAACGATCTCCACTTTCTGCCCACCAAAGCAATAGTATTTTAGTATAATTATGGTGTCCGAACCAATTTATGCGTATCTCAATTAAGTTTATTGGATGTCTATTACCTTACACCCGTACAAGTATCAAATAATTATATATGTTTTGCCTTTATtagaatttgaacatgaaacTTTATTTGTTACCACTAGACCACAttctttctttttaataatgGTTGTTCAAGTTAATGCACACTTTGACGATTTCATCATTTATCTACCATCTTTCACTAACATAAAAAGATTGAAAGTTaaattacaatttaaaaaaattgaaattttgaagGATAAGTTGATGGGTGCCTAATTTagtatttttatgttttaatttagATAACACTTTTCACTTATCGAGAGTCAAATTATGCGACGTTTgaccaatattttaaaatatatttattagtCATATTGACATGGGAAGAATTATAATTTATAGTATTTCTCGTACgatttttgaatatttaaatttaaattttaaaattttgagttGAATTAATCTAATTTAGATTCAAATTTAATTAAACCGACTCTGAATAAACGAAatatattatatctaaattaaaaTAGAGGGAGTACTTCCTTTACAACTCAATGAGTGGATTAGTCAATTTAGAAGCGACAATCAAATTTGGTCaatgaagaaaataagagagatgtAGATTTTGATCTATTTGAAGATTAAAATTGCGTTATTGGGCTCAAATTTTATCCTGTCACATGCATAAAAAACTAGTACGTCACTCTTCTTGTAGTTTTTTCTTATTAATTATGAAACAGTAGCCTAAGTTAAGTAGCAAAAGATATGACCAAAAGAttaaaaacagaaagaaagaaaataaaattgccTGAAAATTACCATATTTCTTATCTATATGTGATTATTTCTTCAGCTGCTTAATTACCTTCGTAAATATCAAAACTTTCGCAAACTTATTTTCattttcaacttcaaataatttttttctttcaattttatcAAAACGGGCTCCGAAGAGTATTCTCTTTTGTCTTTCTATGAACTGCTTCCTcggtttcaatttatgtgaacttatttcctttttggccGTTCCAAAAataatgacccctttctaaatttgaaaacaaatttgCTTAAACTTACCATTCTACATTTAACGAGaatcttttataaccacacaaatactctgagcctctttttgacttgtttaggaccacaaattttaaaagtttttattttttcttaaactccgtgcccagccaaacaggttcacataaattgaaacggagggagtatgaagtgccatttttttttttctttcttcttttgttttgtttttccacCTGGTATCCAATTTTCGCATTGGAACCCGCCTAAATTCGAATTCGTGTCAGGATGTCACATATTGGAGTAAAATGCTCCCTAACAAAGACGAGTCCGAATTCGAATCCGATATCTTTGTTTAAAAATGAAGGAATACTTATCACTCCACCACAACTCTTGTGTaccaatttatttatttatttatttttcttgttataGTTAGCTGTTTCTGTGAAGTGACTCAGTGCTTTCTCAACTCTCAAAGGTTTTCCTGGAAAAAGATAAAAAGCAATTTTGCTTTTTCTGCTTTCCGTATATAAATTACTAATTACTAATAAAAGATAAAATGGAAAACTATACGAAAAAGCAACTTTCTTAATTATTGTACTCCAAAGATGAAAAAATCTCTAAGTGAAGAAAAGGCCACGTCAGATATACTATGGAGTCAAATTATTAACTTaatttaactttttcttttttgggtttAATTTATCGTTTAGTGTCCTTTTTCATCCGATGAATAATTTTCACGTCGTTTTCGTGAATACAGTTTTTCTTACTTCTTGTATTCTATAAAGGCTTTAATAAAAGCTTCAATAAAGCAAAGTATTTGCACAAATTATAACCATTTAAAACAACCATATATTGAACTGAAGGAGAATTTAAAATACAAGATCTATTATgagatagaaaaaaaaatattagtattaaaatataaattaatcaCCAGTCACCAATAATCACATTGATTAAGTAATTcatcttttttttatataagaaTCTTATACTTTTACCAtgaatattaaatattttctataaaaattatcATAGATTAACCTATTTTTactattaattaaaacaaatgtGGCCTTAGAAACTTAGGGGCCTAAAGCCCTTGCTTCAGTCGCTTGGCCCTTGAGTCGGCACTGCTTTCGGTAAATAACTTTAACCATTTTGGAGCATAAGcccaataaataataattaaatcaatactaaAAAAACGTATATAAAATATCTAATTTGATGGAAAGATTAAGGTGCCCTTTAATATGAGCTATAAATTCATATGCTAGTAGGATACAAACTTACAATCAATCAGTTAACAATCGATCGCTAAACCActgagtatatatatatagctaagAAACAAGAGGAGATTCAATAGAGGTCAATTCTAGTCGTCAAGTTTCACCTAGATACTAGTGACTAATTCAAATGCCACTTGTTATCTTAGCAATCGAACAGTCTGATTAGTGAAAATGACACTTCTAGCTTTTGACATCACTAGCTAGATTTTGGCTGGTTGCTTTAGCTCTAGCTAGAAATGTTCCAATATTTGTTGTTTAATTAGTTTTTGGCCACGAAAAAGGATCAAATATAcctctattttggtatattattCATATTTATCCTCTATTATACTATTAGGCCATATATATCTTTACCGTTAGTCAAACTTTTTAAAACTACCCTTCACCTAACGGAAAATCATCAAattaacaaaaattattttaaaaaaaaaatacatgaacCCACAACCCGTTAAGCCCATCATATAAAAATACGGAACTTAAATTTCTGAGACGTCTTAACACATTTTATTCATTTAGAGAGAGTGAGAATGATGGCGGCTATGGGATTAGTAAAAACTTATATTTTGGTTCTTAGTTGTACATGGTGGCATTAGGATGTCATGTTATCACTTTCAGTTGtatttttgtgtggttataaTACGGCATCCCTTTGTCTAATGTAATGCACACTTGATAGTTGGTTTTTATGTTAGTAAGAACTGATATATATACTTTAACAATACTTGTGTTTGGTTAATACATGAAGTTAGTGTGCTTATGTTGTTAAGTTACTTTCCAACTTGGTGGTgtactttcttttattcttgaTGAATTCCTTAGACTGTAGCTTGATATTAAATTGAATCTcttctaattattttatattttttgttcatTATAAGTTGAGTTGTTACTAAGAATTATGAGTATCACACCCCATAGTTTGGACTCTAACTTTGGTTCTTAAGGCGTGATTTGATGATAATACTCATAGTGCTTAAAGTAGAATAAGAAAATCATAATGCTTAAATACTCATTAACAAAGGCTCACAATTGGAGGAAGAAATACCTTGGTAGGTGCCTTAAGACTTCAGAATTGTCAACCTAATAAGATACTATAAATATTTAAGTCATGGTAGAAAGAAAATCATGGTGAATACTCGGTACAGTTCGATATGacgaaaaaaaacaaagagaaaagctagaagaagaaaaaagaaattggaaAAGGTAGAATATAATAAACATACAATAAGGATATTAAAAGAATTTTAACtaaatatataaatgaatataTGGTGGTCGGTATTTTTATGTCTTTCACTTCTTCAGTTCAATAAATGTGGCTTTTCGTTATGTGGAGggaatttttaaaaagtttgactaACGATAAGAATAAATGTGGCAcaatagtataacgaagggtaGATGTGAACAATATACGAAATTAGATTGGTATATtgtgttagtcccgccaatattgctgtatttataaataataattctgcaaaatataaattaacgtaatgaaacagtaattaattcgagcccactgaattcacagtgtttccttaaggaatttaatcccctcctagtacccaaggtaatggattatttcctcccaggatagaacgaatcacacactggtgtagcggtacttcaaaccccagtgtttcagcgaacacaaagttcggtagcaaatcacacttacagttgctttgtttgaagttaaaacaatgcagaacaaaggagtagaaatttagaaaatcgtatgaaaatgctaagaggaaggagtgcaatgtatagccaaatctgttgatTATTGAACTGGTAGTCATCTCCTTCGTATATTGAACTGAAGAAGTGAAAGACATAAAAATACCGACCACCACTAGAATTGACCTCTATTGAATCTCCTCTTGTTTCTTAGCTATATATATACTCAGTGGTTTAGCGATCGATTGTTAACTGATTGATTGTAAGTTTGTATCCTACTAGCATATGAATTTATAGCTCATATTAAAGGGCTCCTTAATCTTTCCGTCAAATTAGATATTTTATATACGTATTTttagtattgatttaattattatttattgggCTTATGCTCCAAAATGGTTGAAGTTATTTATCGAAAGCAGTGCCGACTCAAGGGCCAAGCGACTGAAGCAAGGGCTTTAGGCCCCTAAGTTTCTAGGGCCacatttgttttaattaatagtAAAAATAGGTTAATCTATGATAATTTTTgtagaaaatatttaatattcaTGGTAAAAGTATAAGAttcttatataaaaaaaagatgAATTACTTAATCAACGTGATTATTGGTGACTGGtgattaatttatattttaatactaatatttttttttctatctcATAATAGATCTTGTATTTTAAATTCTCCTTCTTCATTAATAAATTGtctattttctaaaaaaaatacaaaCGAAAGGCATTGAAtaaattaaaattgtattttttgttctttctctgGTTCTTAAGCATTACAACAaacaaattaaaattattaaaatctcATTCTGATATCAAGTTATCAATATTTAGAATTAGGTTCGATTATTCTAACTTGCTACTAtctttttctttgaatttaattttttttacctatagtagtatattttttatttttttggttacttaatatgatatttttaaaagtttaaggcCTCTTAATATTTGTTAAAAAAGGCCTCTTAATAAACTTTGGCTTTAGGCCTCTACTGTTCTTGAGCTCCCCTGATCGAAAGGAACATGAATCGATTTTCACTTAATacttttttctctccttttttagCAGTGCATCCATTATTCTAAAAATCCTTGATTTGCCTCTACTGCTCCTGAGATATGATAGATTTGAATTCTTTAATTCATAATTTAGGGGATCATTGACCGTATCCGTTTTTTGTCTTTATTTCTATCATTTTCTATCTCATTGTGTCACGTATAATTCTACCGAGATTAGAAAATCACCATTAATACTTCTATCTAAATTTAAGATAATCTTTTGTGGCATAACTTTGGGGCTATTTATAACTAGCCGATTAAAAAGTTTCAAATATACTAATATAGCGAGAGGTTCAAGATTCAGGATTCAGAGGATCGTCCTACTATTTAGGATTGTTGATACCAAAAATTACTTGTAAAACTGAACATTGGATACTTATAAAACTAGGgattaattttttaataatggGAGTGCGTAATGAATCAAGCTTGATAAACCTAAACTTCATGATCCAAATAGCTAAACAACAAGGTATGGAGATCGAGGATTAAGATactagagtaggtagtctagagtgttcataacaataGTATTGACACGCAATCTCGTTTTCTGTTGGTAGTATGTTTTTAtgactaattattttttttttcattgttgatcatcttactatcttgttgtttttattctacttttatatgactttttggtactgtcccttcttgtctatattttcattaatgtgatgtttatgctttcctgagccgagggtctattggaaacaacctctctatcctcacaagataggagtaaggtctgcgtacagactaccctctccagaccccacggtgtgagataatactgggtatgttattattgttgttgttgttgttgttgttgttgttgttgttgttgttgttcatgaTCCAAACAGCTAAACAATTGAAAGGAATATAATTTAGTTTGGTCGgaattcactactagaaatccggtaaaaatcg is from Nicotiana tabacum cultivar K326 chromosome 18, ASM71507v2, whole genome shotgun sequence and encodes:
- the LOC107769442 gene encoding CBL-interacting serine/threonine-protein kinase 6-like — translated: MAPEEKCMALYGKYELGRLLGHGTFAKVYHARNVQNGKSVAMKVVGKEKVIKVGMMDQIKREISIMKMVKHPNIVELNEVMASKTKIYFAMEFVKGGELFAKIAKGRLREDVARGYFQQLISAIDFCHSRGVYHRDLKPENLLLDEEGNLKVTDFGLSAFTDHLRQDGLLHTTCGTPAYVAPEVIGKKGYDGAKADIWSCGVILYVLLAGFLPFQDENIMAMYKKIYRGDFKCPPWFSSEARRLITKMLDPNPNSRITTSKIMESTWFKKSMPKILKTKEEEEFSVGDDINCVEKAKEVETLNAFHIISLSEGFDLSPLFEEKKKMEKEQMRFATTKSASSVISKLEEVAKTSRFSIKKSDSCVRLQGQESGRKGKLGISADIFAVTSSFLVVEVKKASGDTLEYNQFCSKELRPALKDIVWTSATGNSTLA